DNA sequence from the Methanobrevibacter millerae genome:
TGTGCTCTTTAAAAGCTTGAATGGCCTTTCTGTGATTGTCAAGGCCGTAAATCACATAATCCAAATCGGAAACTTCCTTTTTTTGGAGTCCCGGAAGGATTGATCCGGAAATTCCCATGTTTTCATAGGGGATTCCTGCAATGTAGTGGAAAAAGTCACAGACGTCCATTAATTTGGCAATGATTTCGGGATTCTTGACTTCGCCTCCGGACTCGAATGTCTCTTTAAGTCCCAAAAGCCTCTGTTCCGGCTTGATAATCCTTTCAACCTTGTCGATAGGAACTCCCATCATTTCAACGTTGGTAATGTCGCAGAAATATAAGTAATCAGGATAATTTTCACGCAGGTAAGTGTATGCTTCCTCAGAACCCACTTTCCTATATCTCATGCCGTCCTTTTCACGATCTCCGTTTTCATCAGGTATGTATCTTAAAAATGAGATGTATCTGTCTTCGGGATGGATATAGTTCGTTGATGCAAAGTACATTCCGTCCGTCGTGTAGATAAAGTCTCTTGTTCTTACTTGTTCCATATGAATAACACCTTCTAAAAGAATTTTTATTTTAACTATTAAATCTAATTTTCTATTGCTGTTGATATGAAATACTCAAAAGTTAAATGGCTATTGAATATCGAAATAATCATTTTTAGGCATTAATTAATGATTAATGTGCTTGAAACTGTTATTCGTGATGTTTCGTTCAAGTTTCTTATCACGGATAAAAAAGTAAAGTTTATATGCTATTTGTTGTATAATTAATATTACATTAAGTTGGTGGAGGTGAAAATATTAACAAAGTGATTCCAGTCGTTGTTTTAGTATTGGCTATTGGTTTAATCGTTGGAGGTTATTCTTTAACTTTAAATGAAGTGGAAAATGTAGTTGCAGATGTTTCTTCTTCAAATGACGTATCTAATGATAATGTTACAGTTGCTGATGAAAAAATGCCTGCAAAGGATATTTCATTTTCTGCTGATTCAGTGTTTAATTACATTTTAAACAGCATGTCTCCAAAGACATTTTCCGGCGAATCAATTGCTTTGCTTTCCAATGCTGGCGGCAATTCATCTGAACAGTTGCCTGTTAGTGAAGATTCCTCTTCTCAGGGTGGCGATTATCAAACCTCTAAACAACCGAATATTGGGGGCGATTCTGCTGCAAAACCTGCAGGTTATCAATATGGTGGTGCTGCAGCGTATACAATTGGGGAAAGCACTGCTCAGGACAGGATTAACCCAGAGGATCCGTATTCTTACCCTTTAAAGCCGGTAAGTGAATCCTATTTCCCTTTCAATAATATAAACAAGAGTGAATATATGCTGTCTCCTAATTTCAATGACCATATTTTCATTAGGATTGGCCAGGATTTCACGGACAAATATGCTCAATGCGTTGAAGCAGGTTTCATACCGTTGGGAAATATTACAAAAGTTATCCCTAAACTTGATATTTGTGATTTTTCCTGTGGATTGGGCGATAGTTATTTCGATTTGGATAGTGTAGGCATTTATGATTATGATGAGGTTCAATATTATATGAATCATCATACATTCCCATCAGAAACTCAAAAACATCAGGAAGCGCTTCAGAGAGAGTATCTTCTTTCAAATTACAGATTGGTTGATGGTGAAGTAGAGCTATATGTAAATGTAAATCAGGATTTCACTGACATGTATCTGCAATGTGTGGAATGCGGAAGATTTATTCCTTTAGGAAATGTTACAACACCATTAAAGGATATAATGATTTGTGATTATATATACCGTTTTGGCAATGAAAATTATATTAATCTTGGTCCGGGCGTAATTTCCAATGATACTGCATATGAATATTGGGCTCAAAATTCCTTAGAAGAACTATATTCTAACCCGGATTATGTTCCGGTTCATTACGCGGATTCATCTGATGTGGCTGGTGTAGATTATACCGGGCCTGCAGAAAATAACGACGTGGCTTCTGGACAAACTCCAGATAAACAAATTCAGTTCCATGTTGTGGATGTGAGCAATATTGGTCTGAACCCTGTAACAGTAGGTTAAATTTTTATTTCGGAAAAATTTTATTTTTCCACCATTTTTTCTTTTGATAATTCAGGCATTTGCGCACAATTATTCAAATACTACAATCAAAAACTCCAGTTTTAATTCATCATTTTTTCAATATTATTGCAAAACCACTTATTTTCAGGATTTTCTTTCCCATTAATGTACATGTTTTAATGTATAAATAGGATTGATTACATATTATAATTGTCAATTCTGATTATTGATGTGGATGCTGAAATCCACAATTTTAAAAAAGCAGGTTTTAAAGATGGAAATAACTCATAAACATGTAGAAGACATTTTCGAATATGATGGCAGTCAAATCAATCCGTCATGGGCGTTTCAGGAGTTTGGAATCTACGGATCTTCAATAGTAACATGGATAGGTCCAGTCAACATTACTCCGGACAATCTGAAGGATTTCGCCGATGTGGGGCTTGAAATAAAGTCAAATAACATGGTCAATTTCATCTGTGAATTTTTCGATCAGCAGCCTCCCAACATGAGGATTGCATATCTTCGCCAAAGGCTTCTCGTCATGATTTTCAGGGAAATATTAACCGAAAGGGGAGTTAAAACAACCCGTGAAGGGGATGACATTTTTGTCGACGGCAGGAAACTGAGCATTTCAATAGCAAGCGTTTCCCTAAGCTCCGCAAAGATTCATTTTGCCCTCAATATCGAAGATAAGGGAACTCCCGGCGACGTTGAATGCATCGGCCTTTATGATATCGACGGCGGAAAGGTCTTCAATGAAAACAATCTGAAGGATTTAATAT
Encoded proteins:
- a CDS encoding DUF366 family protein, giving the protein MEITHKHVEDIFEYDGSQINPSWAFQEFGIYGSSIVTWIGPVNITPDNLKDFADVGLEIKSNNMVNFICEFFDQQPPNMRIAYLRQRLLVMIFREILTERGVKTTREGDDIFVDGRKLSISIASVSLSSAKIHFALNIEDKGTPGDVECIGLYDIDGGKVFNENNLKDLIFEVANRFIDELKTIEKDISKTKVLG